The following are encoded together in the Pseudomonas xantholysinigenes genome:
- a CDS encoding TIGR02647 family protein translates to MSFTPELIAELEVLALFNLDSHQEGIKVGSSASPALIAAAQRLYDKELTDQPDGGYLTSLGNDAAESVQLLLSILKTPQPA, encoded by the coding sequence ATGTCCTTCACCCCGGAACTGATCGCCGAACTGGAAGTGCTTGCCTTGTTCAATCTGGACAGCCACCAGGAAGGCATCAAGGTTGGCAGCAGCGCCTCCCCGGCCCTGATCGCCGCCGCCCAGCGCCTGTACGACAAAGAGCTCACCGACCAACCTGATGGTGGCTACCTCACCAGCCTGGGCAATGACGCCGCCGAAAGCGTCCAGTTACTCCTGAGCATCCTCAAGACGCCACAGCCGGCCTGA
- a CDS encoding class I adenylate cyclase has protein sequence MNHPHEIRPDLDQGIDRKELSKLRARFLKINQGRLDRAMEGLSTRQQQVLTLLPLFFHVNHPLLPGYVSGATPAGVSGFEPDSDLLAEAQRLTRSFTYKARHGNPPQPIHGLFLMGSLGSLAQAEQSDMDLWVCHAPDLDEQALDELRRKCQLLEAWAASLGAEAHFFLIEPQGFVQGERDGQLSSDDCGTTQHYLLLDEFYRTAIWLAGRTPLWWLVPVYQEHNYQGYTQTLLSKRFIRAQDGLDLGHLAHIPPGEFVGAGLWQLFKGIDSPYKSLLKLLLTEVYASEHPNARCLSLDYKQAVFANHLDLDELDPYVMVYRRIERYLQQRGETARLELVRRSLYLKVNKKLSDRSRSNGWQRQLLARLAAEWGWDERQLALLDSRGQWKVRQVAVERRELVAELNHSYRFLTQFARQERADSRADQRDLNVLGRRLYAAFERRAGKIEVINPGIAPDLAEDTLTLVQSPNRKEPGSHHWGLYNGNLGVHEWEHFSPIKRCRELLELLTWAHRNGVIDSSTRIALHPGVSDLSEFELFNLLGALQQGIPLPLDTVSEVRLLQPSMADEVLLLVNVAVDPLRHHRDLNILMTTERTDSLSYAGVRENLVLTLDQITLNSWNEVLVQRYDGEHALVRCLRDFLNSLGQRSHRPRVRVRCYCHNRAQAISQRVEEIFDTAQLLLDQQLDHRYLLQVAQHTHVLELHPGQVTLATFEHHEQILAALGEERDHYSPLHLDGNALQDGDLPLVLAQGQAHAIQVFYRLLDGWADLYVLDEHNALWQQRLPLQDERHLLLPLQRFLHSMLTRRDTQLPLDSLPQATLEPCYSQLLPSGAGKARVIEPRQAPIDSHNQPYYEVQAILQAGVGDEVHVTLYCDQQEFSQLEHGEQLYAVVAQQILRQRRGAGSYRGYITDLDLSELLGDEQGSTSLYLRYKSQLEQALNDGLEQLQAILEP, from the coding sequence ATGAACCACCCCCATGAAATCCGCCCCGATCTCGACCAAGGCATCGACCGCAAGGAGCTGTCCAAGCTGCGTGCGCGCTTTCTCAAGATCAACCAGGGCCGCCTTGACCGAGCCATGGAGGGGTTGTCCACGCGTCAGCAGCAGGTGCTGACGCTGTTGCCGTTGTTCTTCCACGTCAACCACCCACTGCTGCCGGGCTATGTCTCGGGCGCCACCCCCGCCGGCGTGTCCGGTTTCGAACCCGACAGCGACCTGCTGGCCGAGGCCCAGCGCCTGACCCGCTCGTTCACCTACAAGGCCCGCCATGGCAACCCGCCACAGCCCATCCACGGCCTGTTCCTGATGGGCAGCCTGGGCTCCCTGGCCCAGGCCGAGCAGAGCGACATGGACCTGTGGGTGTGCCATGCCCCCGACCTGGACGAACAGGCCCTGGACGAACTGCGGCGCAAATGCCAGTTGCTCGAGGCCTGGGCCGCCAGCCTCGGCGCCGAGGCGCACTTTTTCCTGATCGAGCCCCAGGGCTTCGTCCAAGGCGAGCGCGACGGCCAGCTTAGTTCGGACGACTGCGGCACCACCCAGCACTACCTGCTGCTCGATGAGTTCTACCGCACCGCCATCTGGCTGGCCGGGCGCACGCCACTGTGGTGGCTGGTGCCGGTCTATCAGGAGCACAACTACCAAGGCTACACCCAGACCTTGTTGTCCAAGCGCTTCATCCGTGCCCAGGATGGACTCGACCTCGGTCACCTGGCGCATATTCCCCCCGGTGAGTTCGTCGGCGCCGGCCTGTGGCAGCTGTTCAAGGGCATCGACTCGCCGTACAAATCACTGCTCAAACTGTTGCTCACCGAGGTCTACGCCAGCGAGCACCCCAACGCCCGCTGCCTGAGCCTGGACTACAAACAGGCAGTGTTCGCCAATCACCTCGACCTTGATGAGCTGGACCCTTATGTCATGGTCTACCGGCGCATCGAGCGCTACCTGCAACAGCGCGGCGAAACCGCGCGCCTGGAGCTGGTGCGCCGCAGCCTCTACCTGAAGGTGAACAAGAAACTCAGCGACCGCAGCCGCAGCAACGGCTGGCAACGCCAGCTGCTGGCACGCCTGGCCGCGGAGTGGGGCTGGGACGAGCGCCAGTTGGCCCTGCTCGACAGCCGGGGCCAATGGAAGGTACGCCAGGTGGCGGTGGAGCGCCGCGAGCTGGTGGCCGAACTCAACCACAGCTACCGCTTCCTCACCCAGTTCGCCCGCCAGGAGCGAGCCGACAGCCGGGCGGACCAACGCGACCTCAACGTGCTCGGGCGGCGCCTTTATGCAGCCTTCGAACGCCGGGCCGGCAAGATCGAAGTGATCAATCCGGGTATCGCCCCGGACCTGGCCGAAGACACCCTGACCTTGGTCCAGTCCCCCAATCGCAAAGAGCCTGGCAGCCACCACTGGGGGCTGTACAACGGCAACCTGGGCGTCCACGAATGGGAACACTTCAGCCCGATCAAGCGCTGCCGCGAACTGCTCGAACTGCTCACCTGGGCACACCGCAACGGGGTGATCGACAGCAGTACACGCATCGCCCTGCACCCCGGCGTCAGCGATCTGAGCGAATTCGAGCTGTTCAACCTGCTCGGTGCCCTGCAACAAGGCATCCCCCTGCCCCTGGACACGGTCAGCGAAGTCCGGCTGCTGCAGCCGAGCATGGCCGATGAAGTGCTGTTGTTGGTCAACGTCGCGGTCGACCCGCTGCGTCACCACCGCGACCTGAACATCCTGATGACCACCGAGCGCACCGATTCGCTGAGCTACGCCGGGGTGCGCGAGAACCTGGTGCTGACCCTCGACCAGATCACCCTGAACAGCTGGAACGAAGTGCTGGTCCAACGCTACGACGGCGAACATGCGCTGGTACGCTGCCTGCGCGATTTCCTCAATAGTCTCGGCCAGCGCAGCCACCGCCCACGCGTGCGGGTGCGCTGCTACTGCCACAACCGTGCCCAGGCTATCAGCCAGCGCGTCGAGGAAATCTTCGACACCGCGCAACTGCTGCTCGACCAGCAACTCGACCATCGCTACCTGCTACAGGTGGCCCAGCACACCCATGTGCTGGAGCTGCATCCCGGCCAGGTCACCCTCGCCACCTTCGAGCACCACGAGCAGATCCTGGCCGCGCTTGGCGAGGAACGTGACCACTACAGCCCGCTGCACCTGGATGGTAACGCCCTGCAAGATGGCGACTTGCCTCTGGTCCTGGCCCAAGGCCAGGCGCACGCCATCCAAGTGTTCTACCGCCTGCTCGACGGCTGGGCCGACCTGTATGTGCTCGATGAACACAATGCCCTGTGGCAACAGCGCCTGCCACTACAGGATGAACGCCATTTGCTGCTGCCGCTGCAGCGGTTCCTGCACTCCATGCTGACACGCCGTGATACCCAGTTGCCGCTGGACAGCCTGCCACAGGCCACGCTGGAGCCATGCTACAGCCAGCTGCTGCCGTCGGGTGCTGGCAAGGCCCGTGTCATCGAGCCTCGTCAGGCACCCATCGATAGTCACAACCAGCCCTACTACGAGGTCCAGGCAATCCTCCAGGCCGGCGTGGGCGATGAAGTGCACGTTACGCTGTACTGCGACCAGCAGGAGTTTTCCCAGCTGGAGCACGGCGAGCAACTGTATGCGGTCGTCGCACAGCAGATCCTGCGCCAGCGCCGGGGCGCCGGCAGCTACCGCGGCTACATCACCGACCTGGACCTATCCGAGCTGCTGGGCGACGAACAAGGTTCGACCAGCCTCTACCTGCGCTACAAGAGCCAGCTGGAGCAGGCGCTCAACGATGGCCTGGAACAGTTGCAGGCCATTCTGGAGCCCTGA